In Vibrio syngnathi, the following proteins share a genomic window:
- a CDS encoding RluA family pseudouridine synthase: MSANLAQYTPLHLKNDNTNVDLPLPTRFTFPYYYTPHPTCEFAMQQLQQSLLDCGVNETSQGNLYAVLLVQDPTTQELGYLSAFSGLQLYPSLASQLNNINFVPSAFDSEQFQSHNSANLARQSQLADDIEKLQQSHNLDALLAEFEELKIESAQSIEAFQLAMAANKSQRNELREQANQEKALGNLDSAADLLKQLGNLSSQEKRDLKALRIQWKQKIAERQSQVDAIESELKSRKQEYQAISGELEAQRLSHYRFINQALESKNLLELLDGKDALEGSGDCCLPKLLNFAFEHGFKPLALSEFWWGLPPTAVIRQHSNLYPVCQSKSFEILDHQLNGIELEDNPLIVNPAVGKSFDIVYEDDEIVVVNKPEEFLSVPGKFIEDSVYTRIKARYPNATGPLIIHRLDMSTSGLLILALTAESNKHIQKQFIDRTVEKRYTALLDGEITGESGDISLPLRGDITDRPRQLVCHDHGRNAETHWQTVSTHNGKTKVHLYPKTGRTHQLRVHCAHPLGLGVPIRGDDLYGYKRERLHLHAGYLKLIHPTTGKWIEFEVPSEF, encoded by the coding sequence ATGTCAGCAAACCTTGCTCAATACACGCCACTGCACCTAAAAAACGACAATACGAATGTAGACTTACCGCTACCGACTCGTTTTACGTTTCCGTACTACTACACACCACATCCAACGTGTGAGTTTGCCATGCAGCAACTTCAGCAGTCATTACTCGACTGCGGTGTGAATGAAACATCGCAAGGCAACCTCTATGCCGTACTTCTTGTTCAGGATCCAACAACTCAAGAGCTAGGCTACCTTTCTGCATTTTCAGGTTTGCAGTTATATCCGTCTTTGGCCTCTCAGTTAAACAACATTAACTTTGTTCCATCAGCCTTCGATTCAGAACAGTTTCAATCTCACAACAGTGCAAACCTTGCTCGCCAATCGCAACTAGCGGATGACATTGAAAAACTACAACAGTCGCACAACCTAGACGCATTATTGGCTGAATTTGAAGAGTTAAAAATCGAATCAGCACAATCTATCGAAGCCTTTCAATTAGCCATGGCAGCAAACAAATCTCAGCGTAACGAACTCAGAGAACAAGCCAATCAAGAAAAGGCATTGGGGAATCTTGATTCAGCCGCTGACCTGCTTAAACAATTAGGCAATCTAAGCAGCCAAGAGAAGCGCGACCTAAAAGCGCTCCGTATCCAGTGGAAACAAAAGATCGCAGAACGCCAGTCGCAAGTTGATGCAATCGAAAGCGAACTCAAAAGCCGCAAGCAAGAATACCAAGCGATTTCCGGCGAATTAGAAGCGCAACGTTTGTCTCATTATCGCTTTATCAACCAAGCACTCGAATCAAAGAACCTGCTTGAATTGTTAGATGGCAAAGACGCTCTTGAAGGCTCTGGCGACTGCTGCCTACCTAAGTTACTTAACTTTGCGTTTGAACACGGATTTAAACCATTAGCTTTGTCTGAGTTTTGGTGGGGATTGCCTCCAACGGCTGTCATTCGCCAGCACTCAAATCTGTACCCGGTTTGCCAAAGTAAAAGCTTCGAGATCCTCGACCACCAGCTAAACGGCATCGAATTAGAAGATAACCCGCTTATCGTGAATCCTGCGGTTGGTAAGTCGTTTGATATTGTTTATGAAGACGACGAGATCGTGGTGGTGAATAAACCCGAGGAGTTCTTGTCGGTTCCTGGTAAGTTTATCGAAGACTCGGTTTATACCCGCATTAAAGCGCGTTATCCGAATGCAACAGGGCCTTTGATAATCCATAGATTAGATATGTCGACGTCTGGATTATTGATTTTGGCGCTGACCGCAGAGTCTAATAAACACATCCAAAAGCAATTCATCGACAGAACCGTCGAGAAGCGCTACACCGCTCTGCTTGATGGTGAAATAACGGGCGAATCTGGCGATATCAGCCTTCCCTTGCGCGGCGACATTACTGATAGACCAAGACAACTGGTTTGCCATGATCACGGACGAAACGCAGAGACCCATTGGCAGACTGTTAGCACTCATAATGGTAAAACCAAGGTTCACTTGTATCCTAAAACAGGACGCACACATCAGCTGCGTGTGCATTGTGCTCATCCATTAGGGCTTGGTGTACCGATTCGTGGTGATGATCTCTATGGTTACAAACGCGAACGTCTGCACCTTCATGCGGGCTACCTAAAACTGATTCACCCAACAACAGGCAAGTGGATCGAGTTTGAAGTGCCTTCTGAGTTTTAA
- a CDS encoding glutathione S-transferase family protein, whose protein sequence is MITLHHLNKSRSKRIIWLLEELGVDYQVKPYQRDSVTFLAPPELKSVHPLGKSPVIEDDGMVITESGAITEYLIDKYGQGKFAPTRGTSDYVEYSQWLHFAESSGILPMLLKIFVMKDGCETNFLGGYADDENQKILTYVNNALEGKTYLVADTLTGADFMMSFIVEIVGNFGATALYPNIAKYGELLTSHPAYQKAEQVELEHSN, encoded by the coding sequence ATGATTACTTTACATCACCTGAATAAGTCACGTTCAAAACGCATCATCTGGCTGTTAGAAGAGCTTGGTGTTGATTACCAAGTCAAACCATATCAACGAGACAGTGTAACGTTTTTAGCGCCACCAGAATTGAAGTCCGTTCACCCTCTTGGTAAGTCTCCGGTCATTGAAGACGATGGAATGGTGATCACTGAATCTGGCGCTATCACGGAATACCTAATCGACAAATACGGTCAAGGTAAGTTCGCACCAACACGCGGTACATCTGACTACGTAGAATATTCACAGTGGCTACATTTTGCTGAGAGCTCAGGCATTTTACCAATGCTACTTAAGATCTTTGTAATGAAAGACGGTTGTGAGACTAACTTCCTAGGCGGTTATGCTGACGATGAAAACCAAAAGATCTTAACTTACGTGAATAATGCACTTGAAGGTAAAACCTACTTGGTCGCAGACACACTAACGGGTGCCGATTTCATGATGTCGTTCATCGTAGAAATCGTGGGTAACTTCGGTGCAACTGCGCTCTACCCGAACATCGCTAAATACGGTGAGCTTTTAACCAGCCACCCTGCTTACCAAAAAGCCGAGCAAGTAGAGCTAGAACACTCGAACTGA